A single window of Ananas comosus cultivar F153 linkage group 19, ASM154086v1, whole genome shotgun sequence DNA harbors:
- the LOC109724675 gene encoding uncharacterized protein LOC109724675 isoform X10, which produces MVKEGNHLPLLLGPIEMERHKVKGQLHRSYLKLCPSAVAKAATMVPFEQSDLDVTKGCEKSAARDQLISSFNGGSEP; this is translated from the exons GCAACCATTTGCCCCTGCTTTTAGGTCCAATAGAGATGGAGAGACACAAAGTTAAGGGCCAACTGCACCGGAGCTACCTGAAGCTCTGCCCATCTGCAG TGGCAAAGGCAGCTACGATGGTGCCCTTCGAGCAGTCTGATTTGGATGTGACGAAGGGATGCGAGAAATCAGCTGCAAGGGATCAGCTTATTTCATCATTCAATGGCGGAAGTGAGCCGTGA
- the LOC109724675 gene encoding uncharacterized protein LOC109724675 isoform X9, which translates to MMILVHCRKGNFWLVCCLSGNHLPLLLGPIEMERHKVKGQLHRSYLKLCPSAVAKAATMVPFEQSDLDVTKGCEKSAARDQLISSFNGGSEP; encoded by the exons ATGATGATTTTGGTCCACTGTAGAAAG GGCAATTTTTGGCTGGTCTGTTGCCTCTCAGGCAACCATTTGCCCCTGCTTTTAGGTCCAATAGAGATGGAGAGACACAAAGTTAAGGGCCAACTGCACCGGAGCTACCTGAAGCTCTGCCCATCTGCAG TGGCAAAGGCAGCTACGATGGTGCCCTTCGAGCAGTCTGATTTGGATGTGACGAAGGGATGCGAGAAATCAGCTGCAAGGGATCAGCTTATTTCATCATTCAATGGCGGAAGTGAGCCGTGA